The following are from one region of the Prevotella communis genome:
- a CDS encoding purple acid phosphatase family protein: MAKKRAKRTTLVVILLVLIGAGFWTSSRWDAWFRNPEEAPYVSEAEPHRVLLTFGDSLESSRNVSWQADSILHPSYLELAQLPDGDTVRIEAYGEVFRSRSGVAAYYVARLRQLRPDAQYAYRAVTDGKASQWYHFQTYKENRNNLSFMYVGDVQDTVGGASNRILKEALAYHPQTEFLVCGGDLTDRPKDECWAETFRDVDSICQAMPLLTVTGNHDYLKGVIVSLERRFPLIYSYFLDSKIEDNQVYTVRYGSAQFFLLDSNRELPYLLTQRSWLERELQNSSARWKIVVLHHPLFSLKGHNNLIQRWVFNDLIEEYGVDLVMQGHEHAYGRMTRHDDNDKATTPVYTVSHCSPKNYRIQFDDEFDKFGISSRYYQTVDIKGDTLVMATYESYHHSLYDSLRIVKKGDSVNILDFGRDIPEYMEYTPDPSSKKDRAYAERIEAYKAKHPERMRK; the protein is encoded by the coding sequence ATGGCAAAAAAAAGAGCAAAACGAACGACTCTAGTCGTTATTCTCCTAGTGTTGATAGGGGCTGGTTTTTGGACATCCAGTCGTTGGGATGCCTGGTTTCGTAATCCTGAAGAGGCGCCTTATGTATCTGAGGCAGAACCCCATCGCGTGCTGCTCACCTTTGGTGACAGTCTGGAATCGTCAAGAAATGTCAGTTGGCAGGCCGACAGTATCCTCCATCCCTCGTATCTGGAGCTGGCCCAGTTGCCTGATGGCGATACGGTAAGGATTGAGGCCTATGGCGAAGTGTTCCGTTCACGCAGTGGCGTGGCCGCCTATTATGTGGCCCGTCTCCGTCAGTTGCGCCCTGATGCCCAGTATGCTTATCGTGCTGTGACCGACGGGAAAGCCTCTCAATGGTATCATTTCCAGACCTACAAGGAAAACCGTAACAACCTGTCGTTCATGTATGTAGGTGATGTGCAGGATACGGTGGGCGGAGCTTCCAACCGTATTCTGAAGGAAGCCTTGGCTTATCATCCCCAGACCGAGTTCCTGGTTTGTGGAGGCGACCTGACGGATCGTCCGAAAGATGAGTGCTGGGCTGAGACCTTCCGTGATGTGGACAGTATCTGTCAGGCGATGCCCCTGCTCACCGTGACGGGTAATCACGACTATCTGAAGGGCGTCATCGTATCGTTGGAACGCCGTTTCCCCCTGATTTATTCCTATTTCCTTGATTCCAAGATTGAGGATAACCAGGTCTATACCGTCCGTTATGGTTCTGCACAGTTCTTCCTGTTGGACAGTAACCGTGAACTGCCTTACCTGCTGACCCAGCGCAGTTGGCTGGAACGTGAGTTGCAGAACAGCAGCGCACGTTGGAAGATTGTGGTTCTGCATCATCCTCTTTTCTCGTTGAAAGGCCATAACAACCTGATTCAGCGATGGGTGTTCAATGACCTGATTGAGGAGTATGGGGTTGACCTGGTGATGCAGGGTCACGAACATGCCTATGGACGCATGACGCGCCATGATGACAATGACAAGGCAACGACGCCTGTCTATACCGTGAGCCATTGTTCACCCAAGAATTATCGCATACAGTTTGATGATGAGTTTGATAAGTTTGGTATCTCCAGTCGCTATTATCAAACCGTTGATATTAAGGGAGATACATTGGTGATGGCTACCTATGAATCCTATCATCACTCACTCTATGACTCCCTGCGTATTGTAAAGAAAGGTGATAGTGTGAATATCCTGGACTTTGGTCGTGATATTCCTGAATATATGGAATATACGCCCGACCCTTCCAGTAAGAAAGACCGGGCGTATGCCGAACGAATCGAGGCGTATAAGGCAAAGCATCCTGAGAGGATGCGGAAGTAG